The nucleotide window TCAGGCCAAATCGGGGCCTGGCGCTTGTCTGGCAAGCGCGAGCAGCTATTGAAACCGTAGTCAACGACGCGGCTTGCGAGTGCGGCCGCGCGGCCGGCCGCTGCCCAACGCCGCGGAGCAGGCCGCCCGGGAATGCCACTGATGGGGCTTCCGCAATCCCCGGGGATCTCAAGCCAAAAGAGCCTCCAGCGCTTGCCTGAAAAGCGCGGCCAGCTATCAAAACCGTAGTTTGATCCACCACCCCGCGCGGCCGCGCGGCAGGCCGCCCCCGAAGGCCGCGAAGCAGGCCATGCGGGAGCGCCGTGGCCGGGGCCTCCGCGATCCTCGGGGATTTCAAGCCAAAAGAGCCTCCAGCGCTTGCCTGAAAAGCGCGGCCAGCTATCAAAACCGTAGTTTGCCCTGCCACCCCGCGCGGCCGCGCAGCAGGCCGCCCCCGAAGGCCGCGAAGCAGGCCATGCGGGAACGCCGTGGCCGGGGCTTCCGCGATCCCCGGGGATTTCAAGCCAAAAGAGCCTCCGGCGCTTGCCTGAAAAGCGCGGCCAGCTATCAAAACCGCAGTTTGCCCTGCCACCCCGCGCGGCCGCGCAGCAGGCCGCCCCCGAAGGCCGCGGAGCAGGCCATGCGGGAACGCCGTGGCCGGGGTCCCCCCGGCCACTGGCGTTGTCCCCCCGGGGGGAAGGCGCCGCAGGCGACTCAGGGGGGATGTCAATTCTTCCCCACGATGGTCGACAACTGCAGCACCGGCACGCCGCCTTCGCTGACGGCTGCCTCGACGCGGCGGAAATTGGGATTGGGCGTGGGCCGCACGATTTGCGCCACCTGGAACAAGCGCCCAGCCTGCGGGCACTCGACCGAGGTGTCGCCGACGCCCGGCAGCTGGCGCGCCAGGCGCAGCTCGGTCAGGCGATTTTCGGCACAGATTTGAGCCAGCAGCACCGTGGCCTGGCGCCCCGCGTTGTCGGTCAGCGCGGCCGTGGCCTTGAGACCGGCCGCCAGCGCGATAGCGGTGATGGCCAGCGCGACCAGCACTTCCACCAGTGTGAAGCCGCGCCCGGCCGGCGGCCTCATGGCGCCTCCGCCGTGACGCCGAACGGCCGCAGTCCGTCGGTGGCGATTCGCAGCGGTTGCGCCGCACCGTCGCGCGCCAACACCGCCGCCTGTGCGTCGATGATCGGGTCGGGGCCCAGCCGCAGCACCGCGTTGCCCACCGCGTGGGTGGCCGGATCGAGCCAGCGCGTGGGCAGCGGCGCGGCGCCTGGCGGCAGCCCCTGCCACGCAAAACCGCCAGGGACGGGCCGCCACACCACCGGCACGCCACTGGCGCGCGATTGGGCGCGCGCCGATTCCAGCAGCGCCGCCAGCCGATCGCCCTCGCGCGCCAGCGCGCTCGCCTCGCCATCGCGCAGCGCCAACGACGCCACGGCGGTGCCGATGGCGATGATGGCCACGACGACCATCAGCTCAATGAGGGTGAAGCCGCCAGCGGCGTGCTTGCACGGCAACCGCCCCAGCGCCACGCCGAACCCGCGCTGGCAGCCCCGCGAAAAATCGTGCCCCAACGCGGTCAAGCCGCGGCTCACTCGCGCTGGCCGCGAAGCCGGCCACCTGGGCACGCCGTGGCCGGGATTTCTCCGGTGACCGATGCTTTCAAGCCGAATCAACCCCCAGCGCTTGCCCAACCAGCGCAAGCAGCTATCGAAACCATAGTGTCCCCGGCAACCCCACTCTAACGCGGCCGCGCAGCAGGCCGCCCCCGATGGCCGCGGAGCAGGCCACCTGGGAACGCCGTGGCCGGGGTTTCCCCGGCCGCTGGCGTTGTCCCCCCGGGGGGAAGGCGCCGCAGGCGACTCAGGGGGGGGCATTTACTGCCAGCTGCCAATATCGGCGTTCTTGCCCTCGCCACCGCTTTGCCCATCGGCGCCGAAGCTCATCACGTCGACCTCGCCCTTCACGCCGGGGTTCAGATATTGGTACGGCCGGCCCCAAGGGTCGTTGGGCAGTTTTTCCAGGTAGGGCTTCCAGTTGGCGGGCGCCGGGGCGGTGGCGGGGCGGGCGACCAGCGCCTGCAAGCCCTGCTCGGCGGTCGGAAAGCGCTGGTTGTCCAGCTTGTACAGCTTGAGCGCCTGCATGATGTTGTGCACGTCGGTGCGGGCGGCGGTGGCGCGCGCGTCGTCGGTGCGGTCGAGCACGTTGGGCACGATCAGCGCCGCCAGCACGCCGATGATGACCAGCACCACCATCAGTTCGATCAGGGTGAAGCCGGCGGCGCGGCGCAGGCGGGCAATGAAGGGGCGCGAAGCGGTCATGGGTTTGGGGTGTTCAGGCGGCGAGCCGGAAAGAGGGAAGGCGGACGGGTCGCATCAATGATAATCGTCCGCCATGACATCGTCCGCGCCGTTCTCCAGGCCCTTCCCGGCATGAGCCCGCGCGTTTCTCCGCGCCTCGCGGCCGGCCTTCTGACGTTGGCGCTGTGGGCGCTGGTGGCGGGCAGTGCGCTGTTTTGGTGGCTGCGCATCGGCCAGGTGGCGGCGCCGCTGCAGGCGCCGCTGGCCGGTGGGCCATCGGCGGCGGCGGTGGACGGCTTGCAGGTGGCGCGCGCGCTGGGCGCCGCGCCGGCCGCGCAGGCGGCTGCGCCAGCCGCGCCGGATGTGGCCGGGCGGCTGGCGTTGCGCGGCATCGTGACCCACGACGGCCGCGGCGCGGCGCTGATCGCCGTCGACGGCAAGCCGGCGCGTCCGGTGCGCGTCGGGGCGCTGCTTGAAGGCGTGGAGGGCGATTGGCACGTGCGTTCGGTGGCGCCGCACGCGGCGGTGCTGGTGGCCGGCGGCCGCGAGTTGCGGCTGGAGATGCCGCCGCTGGCGCGGCGCTCGAGCGCTGGCGATGCGGCGCAGGGTCACCCCGTCATGGTGCCGCCCCCAATGCCGGGCCAGCCAGGCGGCACGCCGCTGCCGCTGCCGCCGCCAACGTATGTGCCGCCCATGCCGCCGGGCGCGGCTTTGCCGCCGCCGGCACCCGGAATGGGCTCGGGACCGGCGCGAAACTAGCCCCCCGGATTTCAAATAAAAATGGCTCTTGCGCCCACCAGTCAAGCGCAAGCAGCTATTAAAAGCGAAGCGCCATGGGTGGCTGGGCACACGGCCCGCGCGCGGCGGCGCAGGTCATGCCTGCAGAAATAGCCGGTAGGCTGGGTTGCTGGTTTCCTCGGCCCAGGAATAGCCGAGTTCGTCCAGAAAGCGGTGAAAGGCCGCGTCGTCGCTTTGCGGCACCTGCATGCCGACCAGGATGTGGCCGTGGTCGGCGCCTTCGTGGCGGTAGTTGAACAGGCTGATGTTCCAGCTCGGCTGCATCAGGCGCAGGAACTTCATCAGCGCGCCGGGCCGCTCGGGGAAGACGAAGCGCAGCAGCCGCTCGTCGTGCGCCAGCGGCGAGCGGCCGCCGATCATGTAGCGCACGTGTTCCTTGGCCAGCTCGTTGTGCGTCAAATCGAGCGCGCCGAAGCCGGCTTTCTCGAACGCCGCCGCGATGCGCGGCGATTCGCCCCGGCCGGCGGTGGTCAAGCCAACGAACACATGGGCGTGGCCGTGCTCGGCCGCGTCGCTGATGCGGTAGTTGAACTCGGTCACGTTGCGCGGGCCGCCTGGCAGGCCGCCGATGACTTCAAGGAAGCGGCGAAAGCTGCCGCGCGCTTCCGGGATGGTGACGGCGAACAGCGCCTCGCGCTCTTCGCCCACCTCGGCGCGCTCGGCGACAAAGCGCAGGCGGTCGAAGTTCATGTTGGCGCCCGACAGGATGGCGACGTAGCTCTCGCCCTTGGTTTTGTGCGTGGCCACATACTGTTTGACGGCGGCCACCGCCATGGCGCCGGAGGGCTCGACGATGCTGCGGGTGTCGATGAACACGTCCTTGATGGCGGCGCACACGGCGTCGGTGTCGACGGTGATGAACTCGTCCACCACCCGGCTGGCGATGCGGAAGGTTTCATCGCCCACGCGCTTGACGGCCGTGCCGTCGGCGAACAGACCGACGTCGGGCAGCGTGACCAGCTGCCCCCGGCCGACCGACTGCGCCATGGCGTCGGAGTCGCGCATCTGCACGCCAATCACCTTGATCTCGGGCCGCACCGCCTTGATGTAGGCGCCCACGCCGCTGATCAGCCCGCCGCCGCCAATCGCCAGGAACACCGCCGCCAGCGGCCCCTGGTGCTGGCGCAGGATTTCCATGCCGATGGTGCCCTGGCCGGCGATGACCAGCGGGTCGTCGAACGGATGGATGAAGGTCAGGCCCTGCTCGGTCTGCAGCTTCACCGCGTGCTCGTAGGCGTCGGAATAGCTGTCGCCCGCCAGCACCACCTCGCCGCCCAGCGCGCGCACGGCGTCGACCTTGACCTGCGGCGTGGTGGTGGGCATGACGATCACGGCGCGGCTGCTCAAGCGTTGCCCGGCCAGCGCCACGCCCTGCGCGTGGTTGCCGGCGCTGGCGCAGATGACGCCCTTGGTCAACTGCTCGGGCGACAAGTGCGCCATCTTGTTATAGGCGCCGCGCAGCTTGAAGCTGAACACCGGCTGCTGGTCCTCACGCTTGAGCAGCACCTTGTTGTGCAGCCGGCGGCTGAGCGACCGCGCGGGATCGAGGTGCGATTCAATGGCGACGTCGTACACGCGCGCCGTCAGCACCTGCTTGAGGTAGTCGGTGGCGGTCAAGGGGGCGGACGGCGCGGCCGCGGCGGCAGAGGAGGGCATGGGGGAACCGGCGTTGAAAGCAGCGTCGGATCATACGGGCCGCGCTGCCGGCGCCAATCGCCAGCTCGAGTGGCCGCGGAGCAGGCCATCGGGTGCGTCCCCCTCCCGCGGGAGGGAGGAAGGCGCCGCAGGCGCCACGGGGGGTGACATCCACTGCGGTGCAGCAAAAAAAAGCCCCGGCACCAGGGTGCCGGGGCTTGAATCCACCTTTTGAAGGGGTGGAGGAGACAAGCGGGGCAGGTTAATCACACACCTGCATGGGGCGAAGTGTATGCGAAAAGCACGCTCGTTCGGCAAGTTTTGTTGCGATGCAGCAAGTGCTGCCGCCTCAAAGCGTGGGTTTTGCCTCAGAAGGGGTGTGCCGCGCGGCGAATCCGCTACGCTAGCGCCTCATTTTTCACACCAAAAAAAGGGCGCGCACATGGAATGCACCGTGAGTTGGACAGGCGCGGCGGGCACGCGATCGGGCATGGGCTTCGTGGCCGAGACGGGTTCTGGCCACATCATCGCCATGGACGGCGCCACCGATGCCGCCAAACCCGGCAACGGCGGCCAAAACCTGGCCCCGCGCCCCATGGAAACCGTGCTGGCCGGCACCGGCGGCTGCACCGCCTACGACGTGGTGTTGATCTTGAAGCGCGGGCGCCACGACGTGCGCGGCTGCTCCGTCAAGCTGACCAGCGAGCGCGCCCCCGAAGACCCCAAGGTGT belongs to Ottowia testudinis and includes:
- the gspI gene encoding type II secretion system minor pseudopilin GspI codes for the protein MRPPAGRGFTLVEVLVALAITAIALAAGLKATAALTDNAGRQATVLLAQICAENRLTELRLARQLPGVGDTSVECPQAGRLFQVAQIVRPTPNPNFRRVEAAVSEGGVPVLQLSTIVGKN
- a CDS encoding type II secretion system protein GspH translates to MVVVAIIAIGTAVASLALRDGEASALAREGDRLAALLESARAQSRASGVPVVWRPVPGGFAWQGLPPGAAPLPTRWLDPATHAVGNAVLRLGPDPIIDAQAAVLARDGAAQPLRIATDGLRPFGVTAEAP
- the ilvA gene encoding threonine ammonia-lyase, biosynthetic gives rise to the protein MPSSAAAAAPSAPLTATDYLKQVLTARVYDVAIESHLDPARSLSRRLHNKVLLKREDQQPVFSFKLRGAYNKMAHLSPEQLTKGVICASAGNHAQGVALAGQRLSSRAVIVMPTTTPQVKVDAVRALGGEVVLAGDSYSDAYEHAVKLQTEQGLTFIHPFDDPLVIAGQGTIGMEILRQHQGPLAAVFLAIGGGGLISGVGAYIKAVRPEIKVIGVQMRDSDAMAQSVGRGQLVTLPDVGLFADGTAVKRVGDETFRIASRVVDEFITVDTDAVCAAIKDVFIDTRSIVEPSGAMAVAAVKQYVATHKTKGESYVAILSGANMNFDRLRFVAERAEVGEEREALFAVTIPEARGSFRRFLEVIGGLPGGPRNVTEFNYRISDAAEHGHAHVFVGLTTAGRGESPRIAAAFEKAGFGALDLTHNELAKEHVRYMIGGRSPLAHDERLLRFVFPERPGALMKFLRLMQPSWNISLFNYRHEGADHGHILVGMQVPQSDDAAFHRFLDELGYSWAEETSNPAYRLFLQA
- a CDS encoding OsmC family protein; translation: MECTVSWTGAAGTRSGMGFVAETGSGHIIAMDGATDAAKPGNGGQNLAPRPMETVLAGTGGCTAYDVVLILKRGRHDVRGCSVKLTSERAPEDPKVFTRIHMHFTVTGKGLTASAVERAIALSHEKYCSASIMLGKTAEISTSFELVAVD
- the gspG gene encoding type II secretion system major pseudopilin GspG, with product MTASRPFIARLRRAAGFTLIELMVVLVIIGVLAALIVPNVLDRTDDARATAARTDVHNIMQALKLYKLDNQRFPTAEQGLQALVARPATAPAPANWKPYLEKLPNDPWGRPYQYLNPGVKGEVDVMSFGADGQSGGEGKNADIGSWQ